Genomic DNA from Roseimicrobium gellanilyticum:
TGAAGAGGAAGATGACCCGCTTCGCACGCGGAGCGAAGTGAGCGGGCTTGGGCGCGAGTGGCGAGGTGGCAGCCGCGCCCCAGGTGGAAAGTGCTGAGAAAGCGAGGTAACCAAAACCAGCAGAGGTGCCTTGCAGGAAGCTGCGTCGCGAGAAGGGAATGGCAGTATTCACGTGGGAGACAGGTTTGGGTTCTCGATGATCAGTTCAGGAAGCGGAATTCCGCGGAAGCCATGAGCGCCTGGCAGAAGGCGCTCCACGCGTACATGGTGATATCGGCATCTTTGGCGCTCTTTGCCTTTGCCGCGTCCTGCGCGTACTCGCTGAAGAAGGTGCGTGTGGCCAGGATCTCCTGCTGCGTGGGGGCACGGCCAAAGGCGAGCCAGTAGGCATTCACCACGCGTGTGGGATTGTCCTTGGAGGAATCATACACGCGCCGTGCGAACGCATCACTCAAGGCGATGACCTGGGCGTTGTTCATCAGGTAGAGACTTTGCGAGGGGACGTTGGTGGTCTCGCGGTCGCCGGTGACGAGTGCTGGATTGGCAAAGTCAAAGAGCGCGAGCGCCTCTGGCACCACATCACGAATGAGTGGCAGATACACGGAGCGATACCTGGTGGGCTGCTGCGTGGCCTGGTAGAAGCGGAAGATGGCCTCACGACCTTCGCCCGTGACGCGTGACACGGGTGAGCCCGGCGGTGGATAGAAATCAATCTCGCCACTGACGGAGAGCATGGCATCACGCAGAGACTCCGCATCGAGACCGCGTGTGCTCATGCGCCAGAAGAGGGTATTGTCCGGATCTGCGGCGAAGTTCTGCGGAGCGTGCTGGCTCGAGAGCTGGTAGGTACGGCTGAGCACGATCTCGCGCACCATCTTCTTCACGGACCATCCGTTCTCCATGAAACGAAGGGCGAGCCAGTCCAGCAACTCGGGATGGGAGGGCTTCTCGCCCATGGCACCGAAGTTATCCACGGAAGCTACAATGCCGCGACCGAAGAGCCAGCGCCACATGCGGTTCACCATCACGCGCGCGGTCTGGGGATTCTCCGTGCTGGCGAGCCAGTTCGCGAGGTCGAGCCTCCCGCTGCCCTTCGTGACTTGCGGTGGCGTGGAGGGGAACATCACCTGCACAAAGCCGCGTGGCACCATCTCGCCCGGCTGGGTGGCTTCACCCCGATTGAAGAGCGGGCTGTTGACGGGAGTCCTGCGCTCATACACGCCCATGGCGAGGATGCGGGCGCTGCCATCTTCCGCGTAGCGATTGATCTGTCCTTTGAGCTCGCTGGTCTGCTGGCGCACGGCGAGCAGACGGAAAGCGTCGATCTCCTTGCCACTGCGGCGTGCAGCCATGGCCTCCTGCTGGCGTTCGGCGCGGGTGTCGTCGAGTTGTTTCATGCGGCGGGCGAGATCCGCGCGTGCAGAGGCGCTGATGCCCTCGAAGCCCGGGGCCATGCCGGAGTCACGACCAAGCTCGATGAGGTCGGATGGTTGATTGTTTTGTATCACACCATTGGTGCCATACAGCGTCTCGCTGCTCAGGAAGATGCCGGCGAGGGCGTAGTAGTCCTTCTGAGGGATGGGGTCGAACTTGTGATCGTGGCAGCGGGCGCAGGCCACTGTGGTGCCGAGCACGGCCTGGGTGAGAGTATCTATTTGTTCATCCGCCACTTCGAGTGCGAACTGGCGCGGGTTGCGTTCGTTGTGCGGCTTCGTGCCGATGGCGAGGAATCCCGTGGCCACGATCTTCTTGCTCTGGTCCACCGCATCCTTGAAGGGCAACAAATCACCCGCGACCTGCTGACGGATGAACTCGTTGTACGGCATGTCCTCGTTGAAGGCTCCAATCACCCAGTCGCGATAGCGCCAAGCGAAGGGGTAGGGGACATTGATGTCCTTCCCGCTGGACTCCGCATAGCGCGCGACATCCAGCCAGTGGCGGCCCCAGTATTCGCCGAAGCGCTCTGATGCGAGAAGATTGTCCACTACCCGCGTGAGAGCCTCCGGTGAGGCATCCTTCATGAAGGCCTGAATCTGATCCAATGTGGGAGGCAATCCTGTGAGGTCAAAGGTCACACGGCGCAGCAGATCCAGCTTCTGCGCATCGGCCACGGGTTGCAGTCCCTTTTCTTCGAGCTTTGCGAGGATGTAGCGATCGAGATCCGATCTTGGCCATGCGGTGTTTTTCACTTCAGGCACCGGCGACTTCTTCGGCGGCTGGTAGGCCCAGAACTTCCGGCCTTCCACGACATCGATGTCTTTCTTCTTCCATTGTGAGGCAGCGTTGCCTGCATCTGCCACCTGCTCACCGCGTGGATCCGGTGCTCCCATCTTCACCCATGCCTCGAAGTCGGCGATGACACTCGCGGGGAGCTTGCCCTTGGGTGGCATCTCCATGTCCTTGTTGCCATAGCGGATGGCTTCGATGAGCAGGCTGTCCGTAATCTTGCCCGGCACTACTGCGGGACCGGTATCGCCGCCGTGCAGCGTGGCTTCCTTCGTATCCAGCATCAGGCCGCCCTTGACCTTCTTGGACTGGGTGGAGTGGCACTCGTAGCACTGCTCCACCAGCACGGGGCGTATCTTCCGCTCGAAGAAGTTGCGCTGTTCGTCGGTGAGTTCGCCATGAACAGCACCGGCCTGAGCGGCCAGGACCAGAAGCAGGCTGAAGGTGGAGCGTTTCATGCCGGTTGAAGGGTGAGCGGGTGATGCATCATTCAACCGTGGTGACGTGTGAAGGTTGCAGGCAGTTACGTGCAACAAACACGGTGGCAGGCGCTACCGCTGCAGCTCCTTGAAGGCGGCGCGGAAGTTTGCGAGCACGGGCGAGTCGTCCTTCTTCCTCCAGACGAGCACGGTGGGCACCCTCGGGAGAGTCGAAGGCAACGCCCGGAAGACGAGGCCCGGACGCTTCACCTGGCGCAGGGTATCGGTGACGGGGGCAATGCCGAATCCGGCGGAGATGAGCCACATCTTGATCTGGATATCATGGGCATACTGCACCGGACGGGGCGCTGCGCCCGCTTTCGCGCACGCTGCGAGGAAGGTGTCGTAGTAGCCGTGCTGGACCCGGGGATCCATCATGACGAGCCCTTCGCCATCAAAGTCCTGCCACCTGAGTGTCTTCAGCTTGGCAAGGCGATGCCCGGCTGGCATGGCGAGGACCTGGCCGGATTCGTCCACCAGCATGGACTCGAAGTCGGCATAGCCCACCGGGGGGCGCAGCAGGCCCACATCCAGCTCGCCACTGCGCAGGCGGGTGATCTGATCCGGGCTGGTGAGATCGAAGAGGGAGAGCTGCACCCCGGGATAGGTCTGATGGAAGCCACGCAAGATGCGTGCGAGCCAGGCATTGGCTGCCGGAGCGAGCACGCCCACGCGCAAGTGACCCACGAGGCCGTGCTGGGCATTTCGTGCGCGATTTTCCGCCTGAGTGGCCGACGCCAGCACGGTGCGCGCCTCCGCAAGAAACACGCGACCGGCATGCGTGAGCGACACGGAGCGGGTGGTGCGGTGAAAGAGCTGCACGCCCAGTTCATCCTCAAGGGATTTGATCTGCGAACTCAGCGCAGGCTGGGCGAGGTGCAGGATCTCGGCGGCACGGTGGAAGTTCAACGTGTCCGCCACCGCGGTGAAATAGCGCAAATGGCGTAGTTCCATACGATTCGGTAATCAGGTTGGATTAATACATTCCATATATCAGTGCGGGAGCAATCTTGTATTGGGCATTTTGCGCCATTCATGGCAGCCATCCGTACTTCCCGAAAAGGAATCACTGCCATGTGGATTGTCCGCCTCGCGCTTCGCCGCCCCTACACTTTCATCGTTGCGGCGCTGGTGCTGCTGCTCATGACGCCGTTCATGCTGATGCGGACGCCGACGGACATCTTCCCGTCCATCAACATCCCGGTGATCTCGGTCATCTGGCAGTACCAGGGGCTGAGTCCCCAGGAGGTGGAGCAGCGCATCATCTACAATCATGAGCGCTCCCTCAGTGCGACGGTGAATGACATCGAGCACATCGAATCGAATTCCTACAATGGCGTGGGCATCATCAAGGTGTTCCTCCGCCCCGGCGCCTCCGTGGATGCGGGCGTCGCACAGCTCACCGCGGTGGCGCAGACCATTCTTCGCCAAATGCCCCCTGGTCAGACGCCACCGTTGGTGATCCGTTACAATGCCTCCACGGTGCCCATCCTGCAGTACGCTTTCACGAGCGACAAGATGTCCGAGCAGGCGATCTATGACACAGCGCAGACACAGGTGCGCGTGGGCCTCTCCAGCACGCAGGGGGCGCAGCTTCCGTGGCCGTATGGCGGCAAGACGCGCGTGGTCTCCGTGGACCTGGACCTCACAGCGCTGAAGGCGAAGAACCTCACCGCACGCGATGTGGTGAACGCCATGGATGCGCAGAACCTCATCCTGCCGGGTGGCACCGCGAAGATCCAGGAGACGGAATACAACGTGGGTGTGAACAGCAGCCCGCGCATGCTGGAGGAGCTGAACAACCTCCCG
This window encodes:
- a CDS encoding PSD1 and planctomycete cytochrome C domain-containing protein: MKRSTFSLLLVLAAQAGAVHGELTDEQRNFFERKIRPVLVEQCYECHSTQSKKVKGGLMLDTKEATLHGGDTGPAVVPGKITDSLLIEAIRYGNKDMEMPPKGKLPASVIADFEAWVKMGAPDPRGEQVADAGNAASQWKKKDIDVVEGRKFWAYQPPKKSPVPEVKNTAWPRSDLDRYILAKLEEKGLQPVADAQKLDLLRRVTFDLTGLPPTLDQIQAFMKDASPEALTRVVDNLLASERFGEYWGRHWLDVARYAESSGKDINVPYPFAWRYRDWVIGAFNEDMPYNEFIRQQVAGDLLPFKDAVDQSKKIVATGFLAIGTKPHNERNPRQFALEVADEQIDTLTQAVLGTTVACARCHDHKFDPIPQKDYYALAGIFLSSETLYGTNGVIQNNQPSDLIELGRDSGMAPGFEGISASARADLARRMKQLDDTRAERQQEAMAARRSGKEIDAFRLLAVRQQTSELKGQINRYAEDGSARILAMGVYERRTPVNSPLFNRGEATQPGEMVPRGFVQVMFPSTPPQVTKGSGRLDLANWLASTENPQTARVMVNRMWRWLFGRGIVASVDNFGAMGEKPSHPELLDWLALRFMENGWSVKKMVREIVLSRTYQLSSQHAPQNFAADPDNTLFWRMSTRGLDAESLRDAMLSVSGEIDFYPPPGSPVSRVTGEGREAIFRFYQATQQPTRYRSVYLPLIRDVVPEALALFDFANPALVTGDRETTNVPSQSLYLMNNAQVIALSDAFARRVYDSSKDNPTRVVNAYWLAFGRAPTQQEILATRTFFSEYAQDAAKAKSAKDADITMYAWSAFCQALMASAEFRFLN
- a CDS encoding LysR family transcriptional regulator translates to MELRHLRYFTAVADTLNFHRAAEILHLAQPALSSQIKSLEDELGVQLFHRTTRSVSLTHAGRVFLAEARTVLASATQAENRARNAQHGLVGHLRVGVLAPAANAWLARILRGFHQTYPGVQLSLFDLTSPDQITRLRSGELDVGLLRPPVGYADFESMLVDESGQVLAMPAGHRLAKLKTLRWQDFDGEGLVMMDPRVQHGYYDTFLAACAKAGAAPRPVQYAHDIQIKMWLISAGFGIAPVTDTLRQVKRPGLVFRALPSTLPRVPTVLVWRKKDDSPVLANFRAAFKELQR